A window of the Xenopus laevis strain J_2021 chromosome 9_10L, Xenopus_laevis_v10.1, whole genome shotgun sequence genome harbors these coding sequences:
- the LOC108701172 gene encoding UDP-GlcNAc:betaGal beta-1,3-N-acetylglucosaminyltransferase-like protein 1 isoform X2 — protein sequence MPTWFCSREWFCHVGQFVEDGKGSPEDLLFFYEHLRKGGGAYRVDKGLLLYRYHEQAATHSVSEETIWVHRVRFLEEKVLAHWPSFTIWNAGKQGRKLYRSLTEANRQKVVAFCDVDSNKISKGCYTYEESKERPKPRIPVIHFQDAKAPFVVCVKLDLTGGGFEENLKSLDLTEGEDFYHFN from the exons ATGCCCACTTGGTTCTGCTCCAGGGAGTGGTTCTGCCACGTTGGCCAGTTTGTGGAGGATGGCAAG gGATCCCCAGAGGACCTGTTGTTTTTCTATGAGCACCTTCGGAAAGGAGGCGGGGCTTATAGAGTGGACAAGGGCCTCCTGTTGTACCGCTATCATGAGCAAGCCGCTACCCACTCCGTATCCGA GGAGACAATCTGGGTGCACCGAGTGCGGTTCCTGGAGGAGAAGGTCCTCGCACATTGGCCGTCCTTCACCatctggaatgctgggaaacaagGTCGGAAATTGTACCGGAGTCTGACAGAGGCGAATCGACAGAAG GTCGTGGCATTTTGTGATGTTGACAGCAATAAAATCTCCAAAGGATGTTACACCTACGAGGAATCAAAG GAGAGACCAAAACCAAGGATTCCAGTAATCCACTTCCAGGATGCAAAAGCACCATTTGTTGTGTGTGTCAAATTG GACCTGACTGGCGGAGGGTTTGAGGAGAACCTGAAATCTCTGGATCTGACGGAAGGAGAAGACTTTTATCACTTTAACTGA